In Rutidosis leptorrhynchoides isolate AG116_Rl617_1_P2 chromosome 2, CSIRO_AGI_Rlap_v1, whole genome shotgun sequence, one genomic interval encodes:
- the LOC139891355 gene encoding uncharacterized protein isoform X1, whose translation MADVEEPVFSFSYGGETKYLTKEERANLVDALYELRVSGRFVGSDFNNEYVRAVRQMICPSLFTSVKCVRKMMTNVRYNFRAVHFMLATSGFSWDPEKLCVVAEDHVWDSFPKTSWNWDAFYWKTLSFPHYDKLRVIFNDNIPMGFQTNVLEGEKGVDKNQINPFIEVKDLMDEEDVHSTRGVNETTGCKRKRYEENESSKSCEESSEKMNNAIDDFKQTLTEILEKMATKRVNEDTDLMNKVMTQMSDLPTLTLDERLKTMSVIGRSASLSFMYDRLDEDEKIRMAQLVSRGSIS comes from the exons ATGGCAGATGTTGAAGAACCAGTCTTTAGTTTTAGTTATGGTGGAGAAACAAAGTATTTGACAAAAGAAGAACGAGCAAATCTAGTTGACGCGCTTTATGAGTTACGAGTATCAGGTAGGTTTGTAGGTTCTGATTTCAATAACGAGTATGTTCGTGCAGTTAGACAGATGATATGCCCAAGTTTGTTTACATCAGTCAAATGCGTAAGGAAGATGATGACGAATGTTAGATATAATTTTCGCGCTGTGCACTTCATGTTGGCCACAAGTGGATTCAGTTGGGACCCGGAAAAATTGTGTGTCGTTGCAGAGGATCATGTATGGGATTCGTTCCCCAAA ACTAGTTGGAATTGGGATGCTTTTTATTGGAAAACTCTGTCATTTCCTCATTACGACAAACTTCGCGTTATCTTTAATGATAACATACCTATGGGTTTTCAAACAAATGTTCTTGAAGGTGAAAAGGGTGTAGATAAAAACCAAATTAACCCGTTTATAGAAGTTAAAGACTTAATGGATGAGGAGGATGTTCATTCAACACGTGGAGTTAATGAGACTACGGGATGTAAACGCAAAAGATACGAGGAGAATGAATCAAGCAAAAGTTGTGAGGAGTCATCGGAGAAAATGAACAATGCGATTGATGATTTTAAGCAGACTTTGACTGAGATTTTAGAGAAAATGGCAACTAAAAGAGTCAATGAAGACACTGATCTTATGAACAAAGTGATGACTCAAATGAGTGATTTACCTACTCTGACTCTTGACGAGCGTCTCAAAACTATGTCCGTGATTGGTAGGAGTGCATCACTTTCCTTTATGTATGATCGGCTCGATGAAGATGAAAAAATCCGCATGGCGCAGTTGGTTTCAAGAGGTTCCATAAGTTAG
- the LOC139891355 gene encoding uncharacterized protein isoform X2 has translation MADVEEPVFSFSYGGETKYLTKEERANLVDALYELRVSVKCVRKMMTNVRYNFRAVHFMLATSGFSWDPEKLCVVAEDHVWDSFPKTSWNWDAFYWKTLSFPHYDKLRVIFNDNIPMGFQTNVLEGEKGVDKNQINPFIEVKDLMDEEDVHSTRGVNETTGCKRKRYEENESSKSCEESSEKMNNAIDDFKQTLTEILEKMATKRVNEDTDLMNKVMTQMSDLPTLTLDERLKTMSVIGRSASLSFMYDRLDEDEKIRMAQLVSRGSIS, from the exons ATGGCAGATGTTGAAGAACCAGTCTTTAGTTTTAGTTATGGTGGAGAAACAAAGTATTTGACAAAAGAAGAACGAGCAAATCTAGTTGACGCGCTTTATGAGTTACGAGTATCAG TCAAATGCGTAAGGAAGATGATGACGAATGTTAGATATAATTTTCGCGCTGTGCACTTCATGTTGGCCACAAGTGGATTCAGTTGGGACCCGGAAAAATTGTGTGTCGTTGCAGAGGATCATGTATGGGATTCGTTCCCCAAA ACTAGTTGGAATTGGGATGCTTTTTATTGGAAAACTCTGTCATTTCCTCATTACGACAAACTTCGCGTTATCTTTAATGATAACATACCTATGGGTTTTCAAACAAATGTTCTTGAAGGTGAAAAGGGTGTAGATAAAAACCAAATTAACCCGTTTATAGAAGTTAAAGACTTAATGGATGAGGAGGATGTTCATTCAACACGTGGAGTTAATGAGACTACGGGATGTAAACGCAAAAGATACGAGGAGAATGAATCAAGCAAAAGTTGTGAGGAGTCATCGGAGAAAATGAACAATGCGATTGATGATTTTAAGCAGACTTTGACTGAGATTTTAGAGAAAATGGCAACTAAAAGAGTCAATGAAGACACTGATCTTATGAACAAAGTGATGACTCAAATGAGTGATTTACCTACTCTGACTCTTGACGAGCGTCTCAAAACTATGTCCGTGATTGGTAGGAGTGCATCACTTTCCTTTATGTATGATCGGCTCGATGAAGATGAAAAAATCCGCATGGCGCAGTTGGTTTCAAGAGGTTCCATAAGTTAG